Proteins encoded together in one Chelonoidis abingdonii isolate Lonesome George chromosome 1, CheloAbing_2.0, whole genome shotgun sequence window:
- the UPK2 gene encoding uroplakin-2, producing MKLIQLICFAGCLGIGWAVQLSSLDKISLDFFPNASVILAARMSSSFIVNIPKCISSSQFTPTTIRPAVAAVGDKVAMPAVTDTNQIKSLHSSSTAQVYFAGEFKSVSCRIARDLVSMDIDDGNYKLTTVVGYQVGVEVCEKAKGPFCNRALQPSSIYRVNFFILDENAVIRAHTGWSDAIQTNNVTTFTAYDGSFLGRAGGMIVITVLLSVSMFVLVVGLIVAAALGGKKS from the exons ATGAAACTAATTCAGCTGATTTGCTTTGCTGGCTGCCTTGGAATAGGATGGGCTGTTCAACTGTCCAGTTTAGACAAAATCT cacTAGATTTCTTTCCAAATGCAAGCGTGATTTTAGCAGCAAGAATGAGTTCGTCTTTCATTGTTAATATTCCTAAGTGTATTTCTTCCTCTCAATTCACACCCACCACGATTAGACCAGCAGTAGCAGCTGTTGGTGATAAAGTTGCTATGCCAG CTGTGACAGACACCAATCAGATCAAATCCCTCCACTCTTCCTCAACTGCCCAAGTTTACTTTGCGGGAGAATTCAAGAGTGTCTCATGTAGAATAGCCAGGGATCTTGTGAGTATGGACATTGATGATGGAAACTACAAGCTGACCACAGTCGTAGGCTACCAGGTTGGGGTAGAAGTCTGTGAAAAAGCTAAAGGCCCCTTCTGCAATCGAGCCCTTCAGCCATCGTCGATTTACAG GgtaaatttctttattttggatGAAAATGCAGTAATAAGAGCTCACACAGGCTGGTCAGATGccatacaaacaaacaatg tgacaaccttCACGGCATATGATGGATCATTCTTAGGGCGGGCCGGAGGAATGATAGTGATCACGGTACTGCTTTCTGTTAGTATGTTCGTGCTGGTGGTTGGCTTAATTGTGGCAGCAGctcttggaggaaaaaaatcataa